GGTTGGCTTGCCATCTGCCTCGCCCAGCGGGCGAACCACGATTGGCTGAAGGACGCCAAACTCGCGAACCGAGTGAACCAACTCAGCAAAAGCCTCTGGCTCGAACACCGATCTAGGCTGCATTGGGTTGGGAATGATGGCGGTTACGTCTAGGTGTCCGAAGCGTGCCCCCGGAACCTCAACTAGGCTAACTTCCGCTTCAACACTGGCCTCTGGGGCCGCCGAGTCGCCGCCAAAGAACACATCGATAGGCCTTTCACTGACCAACGGTGAGGTTGGAATCAGTGCACCGATACCGCGGCCTAGGCCCGATTTCTTATCTGCCATTCTGTGCTCCCTTAATTGCAATTTCGATGGCCGCCTCTAGATAAGAGATGGCCCCGGGTGAAGATGGGTCGTGCGTGATTACCGTGCGCCCAAAACTTGGAGCCTCAGAAACGCGAACATTGCGAGGAATAACTGAGTCCAAAGTCTGAGCAGGGAAGTGCTGGCGTACATCTGCAACCACCTGTGCGGCCAGTCGAGTTCTTGAGTCATACATGGTCAACAAGATCGTCGATAGAACAAGCTGTGGGTTGAGCGCCTGCTGAACTCTCTCAATGTTCCTGAGCAACTGCGATAACCCCTCGAGGGCGTAGTACTCGCACTGAATCGGCAGCAACACCTCGGTGGCCGCAACAAAGGCATTCACCGTTAGCAAGCCAAGGCTCGGTGGGCAGTCGATAAAAACATAATCTGGAACATCGTGACCCTGGCCCGGCTGAAGGTAGGCATCGATTGCCTGCTTCAAGATAGCGTGCCAGTTGGTGCGCTCTATCTGGGTGACGATCTCGATTTCGGCACCGGCTAGGTCAATCGTGGCCGGAACACAGGTCAAATTTGGGCTCTCTGAGCACTGTTGTACGACAGATTCGATGCTGGCGCCCTCGGTCAAGACCTCATAAATTCCTCTGGTGCCTTCCTGGTGAGGCACATTGAGGGCTGTCGAGGCATTTCCCTGTGGATCTAGGTCAATAACCAGCACTTTTAGGCCCTTGCTAGCCAGTCCGGCAGCTAGGTTTACGGTGCTAGTGGTCTTACCAACGCCACCTTTTTGGTTTGAAACCGAAATTACCCTGGTGCGGTTTGGCTTTGGTGGGGTTTGCTGGGCAATGATTTGAAGTCTGCGAGTGTTACTTGCCAGCTCGCGAGCTAGGGGAGTCTCAACAAATGCCATTATTTGACCTTAACTTCGGTGATTGTTTCACGTGAAACAATCCAACCGGTTGGCTCTGGGCTAGTCTCGATGCGATCCGCTGGGTAACCGTGCCCCGGAAAAACGGTGGCAGGGGTAACTGAAGAGGCCTCGGCTTGAGACACTTGCTGCTCGCTCAAAACAAACTCCAATGGATTATCTAAAACTTCAGACTAGCGTAGTTCGTACCACGGTAGTCGGCTCGGCGAGGTGCTGGCCACCTGTTACCAAGATCTCAAATCCGGCTATTTTTAGCTTTTTCTGTAGGGATTTAGACTCTTCGATCTCATCAGCTGCTTTCGAGCCCTTTAGAGCAATGATCTCGCCGCCGTTTCGGGTTAGTGGAACGGTCATCCGAAGCAATTTTGGCAAAGCCGAAACAGCGCGAGCTGTAACAATATCGAATGCTTCGCCAACTTCTTCAGCACGAGCACGGATTACCCGCACATTGGTTAGACCAAGTTCTTCAACCTGCTGCTTTAGCCAGTTAGAACGACGCTCCATTGGCTCAATAAGCACAAATTCGGCATCCGGCTGGGCTA
This portion of the Rhodoluna limnophila genome encodes:
- the rsmG gene encoding 16S rRNA (guanine(527)-N(7))-methyltransferase RsmG; the encoded protein is MSETPDFTPEAEPAIAASIFGAGIDKARGYAAALVRDGDELGLLGPREMPKLWSRHILNSAVVAELVPAGKKVADVGSGAGLPGIPMAIAQPDAEFVLIEPMERRSNWLKQQVEELGLTNVRVIRARAEEVGEAFDIVTARAVSALPKLLRMTVPLTRNGGEIIALKGSKAADEIEESKSLQKKLKIAGFEILVTGGQHLAEPTTVVRTTLV
- a CDS encoding ParA family protein, which produces MAFVETPLARELASNTRRLQIIAQQTPPKPNRTRVISVSNQKGGVGKTTSTVNLAAGLASKGLKVLVIDLDPQGNASTALNVPHQEGTRGIYEVLTEGASIESVVQQCSESPNLTCVPATIDLAGAEIEIVTQIERTNWHAILKQAIDAYLQPGQGHDVPDYVFIDCPPSLGLLTVNAFVAATEVLLPIQCEYYALEGLSQLLRNIERVQQALNPQLVLSTILLTMYDSRTRLAAQVVADVRQHFPAQTLDSVIPRNVRVSEAPSFGRTVITHDPSSPGAISYLEAAIEIAIKGAQNGR